In a single window of the Prochlorococcus marinus XMU1408 genome:
- a CDS encoding phycoerythrobilin:ferredoxin oxidoreductase codes for MQSNRNNSLEPISISNWRWSYFLDETIKGFSIFQPRFYPIENDFLFRKSEIGSSSNPKKVILETWGLKTEKIRKARCACLQAGEITSVMNLVASPLNNYDLPFFGADFVTLPNGHLIALDLQPALKDDAKHTQYVWDKLIPIHAKWQSKLPSGGDIPSEARQYFSPAFLWSRIPLGDEGDKLISQIIKPAFDEYLNCFLDLVRDAKMISKERSFKLLNGQKKYMRYRAEKDPARGMLRGFFGEQWTENYINNILFDLK; via the coding sequence ATGCAAAGCAACCGAAATAATAGTCTTGAGCCTATTTCAATTTCTAATTGGCGCTGGTCTTATTTCTTAGATGAAACTATTAAGGGCTTTTCTATTTTTCAGCCTAGATTTTATCCTATAGAAAATGATTTTCTTTTTAGAAAATCTGAGATTGGTTCAAGTTCTAATCCTAAAAAAGTTATTTTGGAAACATGGGGTTTAAAGACGGAAAAAATACGAAAGGCTAGATGTGCTTGCCTGCAAGCAGGTGAAATCACTTCCGTCATGAATTTGGTCGCTTCACCGTTAAATAATTATGATCTACCTTTTTTTGGAGCTGATTTTGTAACACTTCCAAATGGACATCTTATTGCATTAGATCTTCAACCTGCTTTAAAAGATGATGCAAAGCATACTCAATATGTTTGGGATAAATTAATACCAATACATGCTAAATGGCAATCTAAACTTCCGTCAGGAGGTGATATTCCTTCTGAGGCTAGACAATACTTTTCTCCAGCTTTTCTTTGGTCTAGGATTCCATTAGGAGATGAAGGTGACAAATTAATTAGTCAGATAATTAAACCTGCTTTTGATGAATACTTGAATTGTTTCTTAGACTTAGTTAGAGATGCAAAGATGATTTCTAAGGAAAGATCTTTTAAATTGTTAAATGGTCAGAAAAAATATATGCGATATCGAGCGGAAAAAGATCCTGCAAGAGGGATGTTAAGAGGCTTTTTTGGTGAGCAATGGACTGAAAACTATATAAATAACATTCTTTTTGACCTAAAATAA
- a CDS encoding alpha-hydroxy acid oxidase, with product MLGADVSSPGVLNIDDLRSRAQKRLPAMVFNYIDSGADREQTLAQNCNAYNEILFRPRCAVSVPSCDLGISILDQKFQLPFLLGPVGSSRMFYPQGEVVAAREAGKAGTGYTLSTLSGCLLEDVKAATTGPAWYQLYLLGGKEVALKTIARAKEAGFSAIVVTIDTPVSGLRERDMRSGTQQLLSMNPFEMLPYIPQILVKPCWMTQWLSDGGLMSFPNVQLDDGPMGYTAIGPALEQSVVTWEDLQWIREAWGGKIIVKGIHIGDDAKKAAELGADAIVISNHGARQLDSVAPTIRVLPEILAAVDGKIDVLIDGGIRRGSDIVKALCLGAKGVLIGRAYAYGLAAAGGEGVARAIEILQTDIVRTMKLLGCASVADLNKSYIQVPESWERFE from the coding sequence ATGTTAGGAGCAGATGTTTCCTCTCCAGGCGTACTAAATATTGATGACCTCAGGTCTAGAGCCCAAAAACGTCTACCGGCAATGGTTTTTAACTATATAGATAGTGGTGCTGATAGAGAACAAACACTTGCACAAAATTGCAACGCATATAATGAAATTTTATTTAGACCTAGATGTGCAGTCTCTGTTCCCTCGTGTGATCTTGGAATATCTATTTTAGATCAGAAATTTCAACTTCCTTTTTTGTTAGGACCAGTAGGTAGCAGCAGAATGTTTTATCCCCAGGGAGAAGTGGTTGCAGCTAGAGAGGCAGGGAAAGCAGGAACTGGATATACTTTGTCGACTCTCTCAGGTTGTTTGCTAGAAGATGTTAAAGCTGCTACTACCGGTCCAGCTTGGTATCAGCTTTATTTACTGGGTGGTAAAGAAGTCGCCTTAAAAACAATTGCTAGAGCTAAAGAAGCTGGATTCTCGGCAATAGTTGTAACTATTGATACGCCTGTGTCTGGTTTAAGGGAAAGAGATATGCGATCAGGAACTCAACAGCTTTTATCTATGAATCCTTTTGAGATGCTTCCTTATATTCCCCAAATATTAGTAAAACCATGCTGGATGACTCAATGGTTAAGTGATGGCGGTTTAATGAGTTTTCCAAATGTTCAACTTGATGATGGCCCTATGGGATACACGGCAATTGGACCTGCTTTAGAACAATCGGTTGTTACTTGGGAGGATCTTCAATGGATACGCGAGGCGTGGGGTGGAAAAATTATTGTTAAGGGTATACATATAGGTGATGACGCCAAAAAAGCGGCAGAGTTAGGAGCTGATGCGATCGTTATTTCTAACCATGGAGCAAGGCAACTTGATAGTGTTGCTCCTACGATACGTGTTCTTCCCGAAATTTTAGCTGCAGTAGATGGGAAAATAGATGTTTTGATAGACGGAGGTATTCGCAGGGGTAGTGATATCGTTAAAGCATTATGTCTTGGCGCGAAAGGAGTTTTGATAGGTAGAGCCTATGCATATGGACTTGCTGCTGCAGGGGGGGAAGGCGTTGCTAGAGCTATAGAAATTCTTCAAACAGATATAGTTAGAACCATGAAACTATTGGGATGTGCGTCTGTTGCCGATTTAAATAAATCTTATATTCAAGTTCCTGAAAGTTGGGAGAGATTCGAATAA
- a CDS encoding heme oxygenase (biliverdin-producing) — protein sequence MAVALARQLREGTKKSHTMAENTGFISCFLKGVVDKSSYRNLLADLYFVYSAMEEEIEKLCENSHPIISPIGFKELFRKEKLEQDLSFYFGSQWSELVKPSKPAVEYEARIREIAKDNPELLIGHHYSRYIGDLSGGQLLKTITKKAMNLPGDEGLSFYIFEEIRDEKEFKIKYRNTLDNLPIDQKIADSIIEEANRSFKYNMDIFNELEGNLIAAIGKVLFRFFASKKRKGSTE from the coding sequence ATGGCAGTAGCCTTGGCTAGGCAACTTCGTGAAGGGACTAAAAAGTCTCATACGATGGCTGAAAATACAGGTTTTATAAGTTGTTTTCTCAAGGGAGTAGTTGATAAGTCCTCATACAGAAATTTATTAGCTGATTTATATTTTGTTTACTCTGCGATGGAGGAAGAGATAGAAAAACTTTGTGAAAACTCACATCCGATAATTTCTCCGATTGGATTTAAAGAGCTTTTTAGGAAGGAAAAATTGGAACAAGACCTGTCGTTCTACTTTGGTAGTCAGTGGTCTGAATTGGTAAAACCCTCTAAGCCAGCTGTTGAATATGAAGCAAGAATTAGAGAAATTGCTAAAGATAACCCTGAACTTTTAATTGGGCATCATTACAGTAGATATATAGGTGATTTGTCTGGCGGACAGCTTTTGAAAACTATCACTAAAAAAGCCATGAATCTTCCAGGTGATGAGGGACTGAGCTTTTATATTTTTGAGGAAATCAGAGATGAAAAAGAATTTAAAATTAAGTATCGAAATACTTTGGATAATCTTCCGATAGATCAAAAGATAGCAGATTCAATTATTGAAGAGGCTAATAGATCTTTTAAATATAATATGGATATTTTCAATGAATTGGAAGGAAATTTAATTGCAGCGATAGGAAAAGTTTTATTTAGATTTTTTGCAAGCAAAAAGCGAAAAGGTAGTACAGAGTAA
- a CDS encoding 15,16-dihydrobiliverdin:ferredoxin oxidoreductase, translating into MFDDLLSELTTNILEHGGKNLIVPNEFCERVSKNGNCKLNSWLWDVPEFRRWRVTRLDAGDRLQVLNSVAYPNDQNDMPIMGIDLLWFEKTKKLVAILDFQPLVQDKEYFDRYFDGLKSLKQYFNEFNYDMNSNIYDPSKYFSPWALFCKGGNFEVENILPKVFSSFLKCYWVNLDLSKANKNYIKSKEVSLLHIDYDKYSSEKDPAHSLFSGFFGKEWSEKYMQEFLFPLSQENNNSLF; encoded by the coding sequence ATGTTTGATGATCTTTTAAGTGAATTAACAACAAATATTCTTGAACATGGTGGTAAAAACTTGATTGTTCCGAATGAATTTTGTGAACGTGTTTCTAAAAACGGTAATTGCAAACTGAATAGCTGGTTATGGGATGTTCCAGAATTTCGAAGATGGAGAGTGACTAGATTGGACGCAGGGGATCGTCTTCAAGTATTAAATTCAGTTGCTTATCCTAATGATCAAAATGATATGCCAATTATGGGTATTGATCTTTTGTGGTTTGAAAAAACTAAAAAGCTAGTTGCTATTCTTGATTTTCAGCCTCTTGTACAAGATAAAGAATATTTTGATAGATACTTTGATGGTTTAAAAAGCCTCAAACAATACTTTAATGAATTTAATTATGATATGAACAGTAATATATATGATCCAAGTAAATACTTTTCTCCATGGGCTCTATTTTGCAAAGGTGGTAATTTTGAAGTAGAGAATATTTTACCAAAGGTTTTTAGCTCTTTTCTTAAATGTTATTGGGTAAATCTTGATTTATCTAAAGCTAATAAAAATTATATTAAATCTAAAGAGGTCAGTTTATTGCATATAGATTATGATAAATACAGTTCTGAAAAAGATCCTGCTCATAGTTTATTTTCTGGTTTTTTTGGTAAAGAATGGTCTGAAAAATATATGCAAGAGTTTTTATTTCCATTAAGCCAAGAAAATAATAATTCTTTATTTTAG
- a CDS encoding low molecular weight protein-tyrosine-phosphatase: MVQKILFVCLGNICRSPAAEGIFNQKIKERDLEKLFVVDSAGTGSWHVGNLPDKRMRATALSRGIELTSRSRQIEENDLYEFDQILVMDKDNLDAVKSLTKDDMNPVNSKIKLILSYSKNSQLEEVPDPYYGGQNGFEQVLDLLNDAIDELIDSLID; encoded by the coding sequence ATGGTTCAAAAAATTCTCTTTGTTTGTTTGGGAAATATTTGTCGTTCTCCTGCAGCTGAAGGAATTTTTAATCAAAAAATTAAAGAACGAGATTTAGAAAAATTGTTTGTCGTTGATTCCGCAGGTACTGGTAGTTGGCATGTCGGAAACCTTCCTGATAAAAGAATGCGTGCAACAGCATTATCTAGAGGAATAGAGCTGACAAGTAGGTCAAGACAAATAGAGGAAAATGATTTATATGAATTTGATCAAATTCTTGTTATGGATAAAGATAATCTTGATGCTGTTAAATCATTAACTAAAGATGATATGAATCCAGTAAATTCTAAAATAAAGCTGATTTTAAGTTATTCAAAAAACTCTCAATTAGAAGAAGTCCCTGATCCTTATTATGGTGGACAGAACGGCTTTGAACAGGTTCTAGATTTATTGAATGATGCTATAGATGAATTAATAGATAGTCTTATAGATTAG
- a CDS encoding NADP-dependent isocitrate dehydrogenase, producing MENFEKLTAPSEGQRITFADGNPVVPDHPIIPFIRGDGTGIDIWPATQLVIDKAIEKAYGNNRSIEWFKIYAGDEACDLYGTYQYLPNDTLEAIRTYGIAIKGPLTTPVGGGIRSLNVSLRQIFDLYSCVRPCKYYEGTPSPHKKPQDLDVIVYRENTEDIYMGIEWESDDPECIKLIDQLNNEIIPASQKLKNRKIPNGSGIGIKPVSKSGSQRHIRRAIKHALKLEGNKRHVTLVHKGNIMKFTEGAFRDWGYDLATTEFRNECVTERESWILDNVDKNPRITHEENAELIDPGYASLTEEKKKAICDEVSSVLTSIGNSHGNGKWKSMVMVDDRIADSIFQQIQTRPQEYSILATLNLNGDYISDAAAAIVGGLGMAPGANIGDKAAIFEATHGTAPKHAGLDRINPGSVILSGVMMLEYLGWNEAAKLITNGLSKSISDKQVTYDLARLMEPRVEPLSCSDFAKSIVERF from the coding sequence ATGGAAAATTTTGAAAAGCTTACTGCCCCATCCGAAGGCCAAAGAATTACTTTTGCTGATGGAAACCCAGTTGTTCCAGACCATCCAATTATTCCATTTATCAGAGGTGATGGAACAGGTATAGATATTTGGCCTGCTACACAATTAGTAATCGATAAAGCTATAGAAAAAGCTTATGGAAACAATCGATCCATTGAATGGTTCAAAATTTATGCAGGTGATGAAGCTTGCGACTTATATGGAACTTATCAATACTTACCGAACGATACTCTTGAGGCGATACGAACTTACGGGATAGCAATCAAAGGACCTTTAACCACACCTGTAGGGGGAGGAATTAGATCTTTAAACGTATCTCTAAGGCAAATTTTTGATTTATATTCATGCGTTAGACCATGCAAATATTATGAAGGGACTCCAAGCCCTCATAAAAAGCCGCAAGATTTAGATGTAATTGTATATCGTGAAAATACTGAAGATATATACATGGGCATTGAATGGGAATCTGATGATCCCGAATGCATAAAATTGATTGATCAACTCAATAATGAAATAATTCCAGCTAGCCAAAAATTAAAAAACAGGAAAATTCCTAACGGATCAGGAATAGGAATTAAACCAGTTAGCAAAAGTGGTAGTCAAAGACATATCAGACGAGCAATTAAACATGCTCTCAAGCTTGAGGGGAACAAAAGACATGTGACCTTGGTTCATAAGGGAAACATCATGAAATTTACTGAAGGAGCTTTTAGAGATTGGGGATACGATTTAGCAACCACGGAATTTAGGAATGAATGCGTAACCGAGAGAGAAAGTTGGATTTTAGATAATGTAGACAAAAATCCTCGAATCACACACGAGGAGAATGCTGAATTAATTGATCCAGGTTATGCCTCTTTAACGGAAGAAAAAAAGAAAGCTATTTGTGATGAGGTTTCTTCAGTTCTTACAAGCATTGGGAATAGTCATGGCAATGGAAAATGGAAAAGTATGGTGATGGTTGATGACCGAATAGCAGATAGTATTTTTCAACAAATTCAAACTCGTCCTCAAGAGTATTCCATACTTGCAACTCTCAATCTAAATGGTGATTACATATCCGATGCGGCGGCGGCAATTGTTGGTGGTTTGGGGATGGCACCAGGAGCAAACATTGGAGATAAAGCGGCTATTTTCGAAGCCACTCATGGAACAGCTCCAAAGCATGCAGGCTTGGACAGAATCAATCCAGGTTCAGTAATACTTAGTGGAGTAATGATGTTGGAATATTTAGGTTGGAATGAGGCAGCAAAATTAATTACAAATGGATTGAGCAAATCTATTTCAGATAAACAAGTTACTTACGATCTGGCAAGATTAATGGAACCACGCGTAGAGCCGCTTAGTTGTAGTGATTTTGCTAAATCAATTGTTGAAAGATTCTAA
- a CDS encoding four-carbon acid sugar kinase family protein, with protein sequence MKIIIFDDDPTGSQTVYGCPLLLNWDEQTLEKAFTKSSPLIFILANTRSLSSVLAVKKTREICSSIKKFFLRQGYSKDDYFYISRGDSTLRGHGVLEPAILAEELGPFHATFHIPAFLEGGRTTENGIHYLNGIPVHKTDFGRDKIFGFSTSDLAKWIEEKSLGEIQAENILHVEIKQLDMAFNNEDGFKSLLSFLSKLENNISVVVDAKLPRHLETLAKAIKVVSQEKRFLFRTAASFINSLSGLPPNYKSPADLVSLKSKNNEFEYKPGLIIVGSHVQLATDQLEVLLKDNSCEGLEIPVSKLADIFAMKDGQQEILELEAILLSKIDNIFDNKKIPVLYTTREEKKFSSNSIRMKFGLELAEFMAILVRKKTSKLGYIISKGGITTQLLLQKGLNFNHVDLKGQILPGLSIVTSNSDQYNLPVVTFPGNLGNENTLLESFRLMESNS encoded by the coding sequence ATGAAAATAATTATTTTTGATGATGATCCAACTGGATCTCAAACTGTTTATGGATGCCCATTATTATTAAACTGGGATGAACAAACTCTAGAGAAAGCTTTTACAAAATCTTCGCCTTTAATATTTATCCTTGCGAACACAAGATCTTTATCTTCAGTTTTGGCTGTGAAGAAAACGAGAGAAATATGCTCATCTATTAAGAAGTTTTTTTTAAGACAAGGATATTCCAAAGATGATTATTTTTATATTAGTAGAGGTGATTCAACATTACGTGGTCATGGCGTTTTGGAGCCTGCAATTCTTGCGGAAGAATTAGGACCATTTCATGCAACATTTCACATTCCAGCTTTTTTGGAAGGTGGAAGAACAACTGAAAACGGTATTCATTATCTAAATGGAATACCAGTTCATAAGACTGATTTTGGCCGTGATAAAATTTTTGGATTTTCTACTAGTGATTTAGCTAAATGGATTGAAGAAAAAAGTTTGGGAGAGATACAGGCTGAAAATATCTTGCACGTTGAAATCAAACAATTAGATATGGCTTTTAATAATGAAGACGGTTTTAAATCTCTTTTAAGCTTTTTATCTAAATTAGAAAACAATATTTCCGTAGTTGTGGATGCTAAATTACCCCGCCATTTAGAAACACTGGCTAAGGCTATTAAAGTGGTTTCTCAAGAAAAAAGATTTCTTTTTAGAACAGCAGCAAGCTTTATCAATTCTCTATCAGGCTTACCACCTAATTATAAAAGTCCTGCAGATTTAGTATCTTTAAAATCAAAAAATAATGAGTTTGAATATAAGCCAGGTTTGATAATTGTTGGTTCTCATGTGCAATTAGCAACAGATCAATTAGAGGTTTTATTGAAAGATAATTCCTGTGAAGGTTTGGAAATACCTGTCAGCAAATTAGCGGATATATTTGCTATGAAAGATGGTCAACAGGAAATTTTAGAATTGGAGGCCATTTTATTATCCAAAATAGATAATATTTTTGATAATAAAAAAATACCTGTTTTATATACAACTCGAGAAGAGAAAAAATTTTCATCTAACTCTATAAGAATGAAGTTTGGACTTGAACTTGCAGAGTTTATGGCAATTCTAGTTAGGAAAAAAACTAGTAAGTTGGGTTACATTATTAGTAAAGGAGGTATTACAACACAACTTTTACTACAAAAAGGATTAAATTTTAATCATGTAGATTTAAAAGGCCAAATATTACCAGGGTTGTCAATAGTAACAAGTAATTCTGATCAATATAATTTACCAGTAGTTACTTTCCCAGGTAACCTAGGCAATGAGAACACACTTTTAGAATCATTTAGATTAATGGAGTCAAATTCTTAA
- a CDS encoding galactose mutarotase has protein sequence MTVSFLKKTNPYPHWEYSDSDFDSLIRIVPERGGLITEWQSEGKELLYFDLERFLDKDKSVRGGIPILFPICGDLSESYLIGGKKHSLKQHGFARDLPWSIDLLKDELGIRLKLSDTKDSRSCFPFFFTLLMDVCLKEKSLQISVKVYNQSQDSMPFSFGLHPYFHVSNTKKIKIDGLPEKCIDQTNMKVTNASDQIKILDKGVDFLCYPSRSVKLFDCLSRNLIELIHQEPMDTTVIWTDPPRQMVCLEPWTSPRNSLVTGDRKLEIKSEEYVELFTTFKHNSF, from the coding sequence ATGACTGTCAGTTTCTTAAAGAAAACAAACCCTTATCCTCACTGGGAATATTCAGACTCTGATTTCGATTCACTAATAAGAATTGTCCCTGAGAGAGGTGGATTGATTACTGAATGGCAAAGCGAAGGGAAAGAACTGTTGTACTTTGATTTAGAGCGTTTTTTAGATAAAGATAAAAGTGTCAGAGGTGGAATACCTATCCTATTCCCCATATGCGGTGATTTATCTGAGAGCTATTTAATTGGTGGTAAGAAGCATTCTTTAAAACAGCATGGTTTCGCAAGAGATTTACCTTGGTCAATTGATTTATTAAAAGATGAATTAGGAATTAGGCTAAAACTAAGTGATACAAAAGATTCACGTTCTTGTTTTCCTTTCTTCTTTACTCTATTGATGGATGTTTGCTTGAAAGAAAAAAGTCTTCAAATATCTGTAAAGGTTTATAATCAGAGTCAAGATTCTATGCCTTTTAGTTTTGGCTTGCATCCATATTTCCATGTATCAAATACAAAAAAAATAAAGATAGATGGGTTGCCTGAAAAATGCATTGATCAAACTAATATGAAAGTTACTAATGCCTCTGACCAAATAAAAATTTTAGATAAAGGAGTTGATTTTCTTTGTTACCCTTCTCGTTCGGTGAAACTTTTCGATTGTTTGTCTAGAAATTTAATTGAATTAATTCATCAAGAGCCAATGGATACAACAGTAATATGGACTGATCCACCTAGACAAATGGTTTGTCTTGAGCCCTGGACTAGCCCAAGGAATTCATTGGTTACTGGAGATAGAAAACTTGAAATTAAATCAGAAGAATATGTAGAATTATTTACCACTTTTAAGCATAATTCTTTTTAG